The DNA sequence TTTGGAATCCAACCATTAAAATTGTTTCCTATTGcctatttttcatctaataacgGTACTATTAAACTTGTGTATCAAATTGGAAGAAAACGAAATCTTTGATAGTTTGATCATAATACAGAAAGAACGATAGTTTAAGAAAGTAAAGGGTGATTTTTTCAAACATATAAGATGCATTCCCAATAACTTGCCTCTCACGCTATGGCCTCCATTTCCACAGCGTAAAGGACCCACCACTGCAGTACTTTAGGAAAACTTCTTTGTAACAAAAAGTCTACTTGCAACTGCTCGCGTAACCCCCGTGTCCTACGtggcaaataaatgaaaacggcgtcgttttcattttgagagaaaaacAACCCCCAAGCCCAACCCCGTACTCGATTTGAattcattcatttcattttccctTTTCGTTTCACTTTCTCCCTCTCTCGAAGACCCTCCTCACCGCGACCCTCCATTTCCATCGTCGTCCAGATCCTGCCTTCCATCCAAACCGAGACCTATTGTTCTATCGTTTTGTTTGTTCTTTGATCGGTATGTTTGTTCTCTGTCTTCATCCTCTCCGAAGACCCAACAACTGGTTCACTTTTCATTTCACTTTCTCCCTCTCCCGAAGACCCTCCTCACCGCGACCCTCCACTTCCACCGTCGTCCAGATCCTGCCTTCCATCCAAACCGAGACCTATTGTTCGTTCGGTTTGTTTGTTCTTTGATCGGTATGTCTGTTCTCTGTCTTCATCCTCTCCGAGGACCCAACAACAGGTAAACTTGCAACCGATCGTACCGAATACCGACGAAACACAGATCCCCGGCGACCTCCACCAGATCTGGAATGTGAAGACCACATAGcaccgaaaccctaaccctaaccctaaacctaaccctaaccctaaccctaaacctaaccctaaccctaaccctaaatcaGGTTATTTTTCCCCCTTTTAATGTGTTTTGGTGTACCGATTTCTGATTAGgcttttttgttatatatttatgCTCTGATAAATAGGCTGattgtctaatttttttttgaaatcatgtTATTTTTCCCCCTTTTAATGTGTTTTGGTGTATCAATTTCTGATTGGGCttttttgtgatatatttatgaCAATGATAAATAGGctgattgtttatttattttttgatatgtaTGTGAGCTCTGATTAAGAAGCtgattgtttatatttttattggtaAGTTCTTGAGCTCTGATTAAGTCcatgattgtttattttattttgttatgtatttagaATCTGATAAAGAAGCtggttgtttatatttttaagtggTAATAATTGGGTACTTATTAAGTCCatgattctttattttattttgttatgtatttaaGCTCTGATTAAGTCcatgattgtttattttattttgttatgtatttagaATCTGATAAAGAAGCTGGTTGTTTATATTTTGGATCTGGTAATAATTGGGTACTTATTAAGTCCatgattctttattttattttgttatgtatttaaGCTCTGATTAAGTCcatgattgtttattttattttgttatgtatttagaATCTGATAAAGAAGCtggttgtttatatttttaagtggTAATAATTGGGTACTTATTAAGTCCatgattctttattttattttgttatgtatttagaATCTGATATCATTAGctggttttttatatttttattgttatgctTTTGAGCTTTGATTAAGTCCatgattctttattttattttgttatgtatttagaATTTGATATCATTAGCtggttgtttatatttttattgttatgctTTTGAGCATAACATTTAGTCCatgattctttattttattttgttatgtatttagaATCTGATATCATTAAGTCCatgattgtttgtttttttttctgttaTGTATTTGAGATCTGATTAAGAAGCTCTGATTACCATTAtgattctttatatttttcttcctaTATTAGTTTGAGCTCTGATTAAGAACCTAACATATcgtttatatttttcttcctaTATTTTTGAGCTTTGATACTCTGGTGTACATTGTGAATCatcataaagaaaaattacagTCCAAATCAGAGGTGAAAATCACTCTGAATCCCCCTATTTGACctgatgttttttgttttctgaatttCTATTTGATGAGCCGTAAAGTCTGAGGTATGTGTATTGGCTGATTGTTTTACACTCGTTTGTTTCTTTAATGTACATTGGTGCAATTGGATTGAGGATGACTACCATTGGTGCAATTGGACCTTGGAGCAAGGGGAATATCAACTAACTCCTTCTAATGTTGGTAAAAAAGTTATACATCAAGGCGTTATTTCTTTGTAAAGTATTTAGATGTGTCGCACACAGATCAGTTATTATGATTATTGACTAATTACGTTAAGTGGAACTCATGTTTTTCAAAGTTGATTGGATAATTGGGTACTTAATTGTTCTAATAATCATTGCAGGTTTATACATATTAGTGCAAGGAACATATTCTCATTTGCACACCTTGCTGTCATCTTCCCCAAGTATATTATTTAGCATATTCTTTACCgtttcaatattaattcttctcttttttggtTTATAAGTAAAGCTTTAATGGTATGCCACTTGTGATGTTGTGATCTTCCTATATGTGAAACATAATTCTCGTTTACTTTGTTGGGACTGCTACATTTAGCTGTTACTGAATTGTTGgaattgatatgattttcttCACACATTGGATATTATGGACTGAATTTCTTGGTACTGCCTCTCTTCTATTTGAGCTGATGTTATTTTGGTTCATGGTAGaaatgtcatcatcatcatcatcaacatcaatgTCTTCCTCTTTTGCTAAACATACCTCAAGTCAAGCTCTGTGCTTCTGTGAGGTCAAACCCACATTGAAGTACTCAACTACGGCAAAAAATCCTGGACGAGCCTTCTTAGGGTGTCCAAACTATAACACAGAGGTAATGGATAGCTCATTCTTGTACGTACATTAAGGTTTTCTTATCTGCATTCATTAATATTCTTGGCCTTGTATGCTCAGGGATTACCATTCTGCAAGTATTTCAAATGGGCAGATAGTAATCAAGTAATTGAGCTCCAAATCCGAGAAAGAATTGATGAGCTGCTACGGAAGGAGAAAGATCTCGAGAAGATAGTCGAGCTGCTAGAAAAGAGGGAAATTGACCTTCGCAAGATAGTGGATCAGCTCGAGATGGAGTTGGTGCGTCATGCACAACGTTCTCAAAGGAAGTGTTTAGTGTCACGGTTCTTGGGGATGTATTGGGCTGCTGCATTAgtactctgttttctttttggaCGTTGGCTTCTGTTTTGAGCCTTCCTGTTAACTTTAAGTATTTTGAGTGAATGGGATTACCCGTTGTTGGCTTATGCAATATTTTGGAAGTCAGAATGTTTGTAGGCTTTTGTACTCTAGACTTGGAATTGGGATTAGAGTAACCCACATTGTAATTACACATTGAAGTTGTTTGGTGAAGTTGGaactcatgtttgtaattggTCTTGTAATGTTAAGATCCCTTCTCAGCTCTGTAAATATTCTCTAATTGGTAGCTGGGCACATAAGAACTTCTCTAGATTTTATAACAGGACTAGTAGAACATGTATTTTTCATGCAAGTTTGTTCTCTAGCCTGTCCTGTGAATCCACCTGCCAAATGATGCTATAAGTGCAACAAAAACAAACTTACCCAAATTCAAAACTCTTCCCGTATCCGTGTTGTTCTCTTCTGCCATTAAACCAATCATGCTCTCGACCTGCATGCAACTTATTGCCAGCGCATAGACCCAGGATTAAAGTAGTTGAATTACCTCCAATTGAACGTAGTTCATCAATTGGACTACGATTTATGTTTACACAACAATAACTCTTATTTGAACACAGCTGGGCAGTGCCCAGACATCATTCCATACAAGCTTGAATATGGAAACCATCTTCCTCATTACACTTCTAATGTCATTACAAGACCAATTAAATATCATTCCAATAGCATTAAATCTACCCAAAATACCATGACACGCATAAATCTGGAATCTTTACACTTTCTTTACAATTTATCAACATAACcaccaaaatctgaaaattctaTGCCATAATAAATTGCAGTAGACTTCCATCCAAAGTCCTATACATACCcataaaatctataaatagatacatattaaaaaagtcaTCAACTTCCCTTCTCCCACTTTTACGTGACTTCTGAAATAGCTCTACCTCAAAACTGCTCCCAACATACTACCAACTATGCAGCAGGTTCCATTGGTCCTATGAATTCAATGCCAATGAGATTGTCGTTAGAAAGTTCCTGCATATTAATCATAAATTTCTACCAAACCATACACACCAAACTAGCCGACTTTCTTTACAATTGTAATTGACACAAATGTTGAAGTAAAAgtagatgaagaagatgaataCTTCGCAATATGGAAAAATTACACACTAGTTGTCATTGCTGTGGTTGTGATCCATCAAACTCAACGTGCAGCGGTTGTGATCCGTCCAACCCAAATTCCATATGTAATTAATAACAACTAGTGTATTAGCAACTAGTGTAGACGACAAATGTCATTAAAATAGCATTAAACTACGGGGATCCACTTACACTTTGTTGAGTTTGAATCACTGGATCTGTTGATTGGGTTTCCCTAATGTCATATGCTAGCGACCTGTCTGGAATAGCCTGATGTGGCAAAATTTCGTAAAAAGTACAGCAATAGACTTAAAAAtagtacaataaaataaataacaaacttatttattttacctGCACGTGTCCAATATTGGAGACGTCCAAATCGGAGGGGCCAAATAAGCTCCTGCAAGTGTCCACACCATGGGTATCGTCTCCATCCCGCTAATAAAATATGGAAGTAATTAATAACAAATCTGGATGCGGGATTAAATGCAAGAATGTAATTTTACTTCAATGCACCTGTTTGCGTTTTCCCTTTCCCTGCGCTTTCTTCGTTTTCTCTTTAACTTTTCTCAGCTCTTTCTCCATCCTAGATGCTCTCCTTATAGATGGGGGCCTGCCTTTCCCTCGAACTATCTTTGGACTGAGTACTTGAGTTGAACTTCCAGTGGTAGCTGCACTTTCCTTTGTCATGCCACCAACATTTAAACAATTTTCAGCCAGCGATGGGGGTTCTTGGGTCTCAAAGTACAGGTCAATCATTGCATGCAACTTAGTTGTTGCATCCTCAGTATGCTTTTTCGAACCCGCAGCACAAGTAATCATTTtataacaaatattcaacagaCTTGAATATCTATTAGCATCTTCCCGCACCTCGCCTGCGTCATAGCTGCTGTTAATTAACGTGTATCTTCTTTTAATGTCATTCCTCCATCGATCCAAAATGTACTGTTGTGGCATTGTCTTAATCCCGTTACATTTGAACACAGCGAAGATGTGCCGGCACACTATCCCCCTCATTTCAAATAAACCACAAGAACATTTCGCGACACCATCTTCCTCATTAAAATCTACTAAGCGTGTCACTTGCTTCGTAAAATCTTCAACACGAACTTCATCCTCTACCAAATAGGTCTTCACAGTACCCTCTCTTCTATGTAAAACTGGGTCCAAGTAGATAATGCCGGTAAGCTGGATCTGAACTTCCCTGAATTTAACATTTGTATACAAATCTTGATATCTCTTTTCAATAGGCGATCTAGAGATGCAAGGAATTGTGAGATTAAATGAGTGGAAGTCAGCGACATTTtcgttctcaattttctttttcagggCATTATCGTACTGATCTAACAGTCTCATCCTCTCCCCTCTCACTTCTTTTagtcatcaccccaaacccgCTTTTCTTACCATATTCTTTATAATAACTGATTAAATCTTCTAGGGAATTAAACTCCATCCCCGACATTGGCTCATCAATGTCATCCATTTGTGTCTTCTTAGATGTTCCTGCACTGCCAGACTCGGTTTCTTGTTCATCTGGAATATCAAAATTAACTTCTTCGACTCTAGAAGATGTACATGGCGAATCAGTCTCCTCCCCAACTACATATCTATTATCCTCTGTACCCTGCAATCTGCTTGTAGCGGAGCTTGTATTGATGTCCGACAACTGCCCTTCCATGCCATGTTGAATTGGATAACTAGCATTCtggcaaaaaggaaaaacaaacacAATTAAACTCTTGACACAAACCAACTTAGTAAAATATAACAGAAAACATGACACCACCACCTGTAGGTTGCTTGGATATTGGTTGGCATCGAGAAAGGCCGGTGACCACACAGGCACTGGTCCATAGTAATCATGAATTGATATGTTTGGAGAAGTTGATGGTATGTCCTAAAATGAAATACTTTCAAATAGTTgatgtattttgaaaataaaagtcAACTAATATCTACTCTACCATggattgatatattaaatgaaattaCATACCGCGGATTCAGGATTTGAGCTAGAGGGTCTTAGCGTGCTAGgatgttcttttcctttttccatgcTGAGTGGAAGATAATGCAGCTTCTCAATAGCAATGGATTGTATAACATAACATCCAACCACATTAAAATCTACAAACTAGTATGTCAGACATTTTGGACCACCAATCACCAATCCATTAGCACCAACTTCTAGGGGTATAGAATTTGGTTATTtaccacaaaaaaataaaagacatgcTCGATACTTGGGATTCAATCCCAACCCAGGTATAAGTTTAATTAAACCCCATAAATGGGAACAAACTGTCAGAATACTAAATTGCCTATATTTCTTTCCTTAGGATCGAAAATATTCGGTTGGATGATCATAAAAGCATTGAAGAAATGAGTGATACCGTGGGGTCGTGATTTTCAATTAAGATCCATgtgcattttcattttattacttATCACCAACTGTATAACTCACAACATAAAAGATATCGATAGCATACTCATCAGAAGACCCAAA is a window from the Carya illinoinensis cultivar Pawnee chromosome 14, C.illinoinensisPawnee_v1, whole genome shotgun sequence genome containing:
- the LOC122295102 gene encoding uncharacterized protein LOC122295102; protein product: MFFKVDWIIGYLIVLIIIAGLYILVQGTYSHLHTLLSSSPKMSSSSSSTSMSSSFAKHTSSQALCFCEVKPTLKYSTTAKNPGRAFLGCPNYNTEGLPFCKYFKWADSNQVIELQIRERIDELLRKEKDLEKIVELLEKREIDLRKIVDQLEMELVRHAQRSQRKCLVSRFLGMYWAAALVLCFLFGRWLLF